The Calditerrivibrio sp. genomic interval ATGTTATTAAACATAGCCCTTGTCTATGATGATAGGGATACTATTCAAAACCTTTTGTACAAACATATATCCCATCTCCCAACAAGGGACAGAGTCGAAGCCGCAAGAAGAATAGGGGATATTATGACTGCAACCCAGTTAGCCTTCGATGGATTGGAAGAGGAATTTGAAAACTACGGCTCAGTCAACCACGAATATAGATCTGTAGATTCTGAGCTCTATAAACAGTACAGAGATCTTATAAGCGAGTATCAAAACTTTCTCACTTTAGAAACAACTTTTGGCACTAAGGGGAGTATCGATTTTCTCAACAACACTTTAGGCATTAAGCAACATCTATGGAAAACCTTTTACACCCAACTAAAAATCAGCTCAACAACTATTAATCCCAATAGCAACAACATAACCAATCCCCCCAACAACCTAACTTCAATACAAATCGATCTCTACAAACAGCTCAATGAAAGAACAAAGCTGAGTCTAACATTAGGTTATAACGAATTTATGAAGGCGTTTTACAGTACCAGTATAGGTCTGGATCACTATCTTTTAAATAAGACAAGCATAGGCCTAAGCTTAAAACATCATATCCCCACAGATGAAACCACCTATATGTCTATAGGTGCCATGAAAGACGAAGTAAAAATAGACCTAAGACATCATCTCAGCCAAAAACAAACTATATATACCAGTTTTGGATTCAGTAAATTCTACGCCCAGGATAAAAATGATCTTGGTGCTTCAAAAAATCTATATGCAGAGTATAGTTTTAAATTAAGGGAAGGCTATCCAGATATACTTTGGCGCAGCTTTCTCTCCTATGGTAGTTATAGCCAAAAGGATTGTACTAACTGTATAATAAACAAACTCTCACCCTATAACAATACTAAATTCTTACCGGATGATTTTCAGGAAATAGGTATAGGGGTTATCATCGGTGATATAAACAGATATGGATACACCAGAGTCTTTAGACCCTTTGCATCGGCTACCTTGTCCTACAGCAGCCAAACAGATCTCAATTATGGACTAAGTTTAGGGATCGGTGGTAGTTTATTTAATCAAGATCATCTAAGTATATCAATTGGCTACGGTACAAACAGCAAGAATAGCAAGGATGTAACCCGAGAAATAAAAATGATATACAGACTATGGTACTAAACAATAACTCCATCAGCAATCCTGATAACCCTCTTAGAATAGGATGAGATAACAGGATCATGCGTTACTAACACAATAGTTTTACCCTCTTCATTCAATTGTACTAAAAACTCCATAATACTCTTTGCCGTTTCACTGTCCAACTGACCTGTAGGTTCGTCCGCTAAGATAACTTCAGGATCATTTATCAGCGCCCTTGCTATTGCAACCCTTTGTTGCTGTCCTCCTGAAAGCTGATCCGGCTTATTGTTCCTCTTATCGTAAAGACCAAGTCTGTTTAACAACTCTTTGCCTTTTTCCATATATCTATTTAGATCCTTACCAGAATAATACACCGGTAGCAACACATTCTCCAAAACAGTAGAATAGGGGATCAAATAAAAGCTCTGAAATACAAACCCCACAAATCTATTTCTTAGTTTAGAAAGAGTATCATCATCCGATTTGGAGATATCCTTACTATCCAGATAATAGCTACCGGATGTGGGGGTGTCAAGCATACCTATAATATTCATAAGTGTTGTTTTACCCGAACCAGACTGCCCCATCAAAGAGACAAACTCCCCCTTATCTATCTCAAGGGATATACCTTTTAATACCTTTACAACGTTTCCCCCTACAACATAATCTTTGCAGATATCAACCAATTTTATAAGGCTCATTATCTCGTTGCTCTTTTTACATTGGGTTGTTTCTTCTTGGCAAAATCTGGTGGAAGTATGATCTTTACAGCAACCTCATCCCCCTCTTTCAAACCTGACAATACCTCTGTTCTCTCCTCACCCCTTACCCCAACTTTTATGGAGACCCTATCAACCTTGTTCTCCTCTTTGGATATAACCCTGTAAACAACCTGCTCCCCTGACTCAAATTTGATGGCACCATTCTTGACAGTAAGAACATCCTTTTTCTCAGAGGCTTTTATCTTAACATGTGTGGTCATCTCTGGTCTAAGCAGTTTTGCATCCTCTTTACTGATGGGGACAATCCCCAAGTAGTATACAATACTATCTTTAACAACAGGTTCATAGTAAATTTTGGCTAACCTACCCAAAAACTTTCTGTCACCGTAAGTATCCACAGTGTATTCCACCTCATCACCAATCTTTACTTTTCCTATGTCAGTTTCATCTATGTATATCCACATCTCCAACATATCTGGATTAAAAACAGTAATAAGATTTGCCACCTGTAGCCCAGCTACGATTGTTTCACCTTCATCTGCATTCACCTGGGAAACAATCCCATCTATTGGGGAATAGATCCTGGTATAGCTCAACCTCACCTCTGCTTCCTTTAGGTTATTTTTTTCCCTGTCGAGCTTTATTTTTTGAGCATCTTTAGTTAGTCTATGTTCTTTGATGAGTTTATCAAGAGCAATCTCAGCATTTTTAAAGTTGTTGTATGCTACCTCCAACTCAGTCTTCTGACTATCCAGCATCTCAAGTGTGGAAAAACCCTTATCAAAAAGTAATTTTTCCCTTTCATATTTACCCTTTGCTAAAAGATACTTAGCCTTTGTGTTTTCCAATTCCTTTTCGAAACTGCTTTTCTTAATAGGAAAAAGCTCATCCTCCTGCTTAATCTCCTGTTCGATAGATCTTATATTATTTTTTATCTGCTCGATCTGGGCAATAAGCTCTCTATCATCGATCATAGCCACAAGCTCCCCCTTCTTAACCCTGTCCCCCACCTTGACCTTCAACATACGAATGGTTCCTGTCGCTCTTGCTCCTACACTAATCTGTGCTCCCACCTGGGCTTTGATAATCCCTGTTTGCTGAAGATATCCACTGACATTCCCCCTTTTTACTATATCTGTGTCTATAATCTTGACCGTTTGTTTTTTCCCTTTATAAATATAAACACCAAAACCTACTGCTATAAGAGCTATAGTAAGGATAAAAACAATGACCTTTTTCATTCGATCGCCCCTGTGAGATATTGTATGTTAAGATACATCTGTGTCATAGCATTTAGATTATTCACCAAATCTATTTTTGCAGACACAAGTTCGTCTTTTGCCTTCAAAAGCTCCATAATTGTTGCTCTACCTAATTCGTATGCTTCACTGGTTAGTCTATAGTTTTCCTCAGCCACCTCTATAAGTTTTATCAGATACGTAACCATCTCCTTTGAAGAGGCAACCTTGTTTTGTGCCAATACCAGATCTTTTTTTGCTTCGTTCAAGTACTTGCGCTTTTCATCCAAAATGTTATAATAATTGAGTTTCTGTTTTTTATAGCTATTCTTGTCCTTAAAACCATCAAAAAGATTCCAAGTAAGGGATATACCAAGGGAGGCAGTATTCGCATTCGTCTCTACTGAGCCCCTTTTGTAGTAATTATGTGATATAGTACCAAATAGATCCAAAGATGGATAAAAAGTTGCTTTACTCTGCTCCAACTGTTTTAAAGCCATATCTGATCTAATCTGATAATTCTTCAGTTCCGGGTTTGTTTGCTCTAACCGTTGCAAGTAATTTTCCAAAGTCAAGAGATTTATATCCGGAAAGTCACTGGCTAAAACAGTCTTCTCATCGTACTGCTCTCCAGTGTAGTAACCCAGCAGGGTAAGGGAACTAAGATATTGATTTTTTAAGTCGTTTTTTTTAGTTTCGTACTTTTTTACTTCAGTTAAACTCTTTAACATATCTATCCTGAGCGATCTGCCCGATTCATACTTTGCCTTTGTAAACTCGTATGTTTTAAGGGATGTATTATACAGTTCATCATAGTACCTAAATATTTTATAATTCATCAGAGCATCGTAATAAGCAGATTTAACATTTTTTATCACAAGGTTGTTCGTAGATTTTAATGTAAGCTCCTTTGATCTCAGCATTAATCTGGTAGAATCAAGCTGTGTAACAGTGGAGAAACCAGAAAAAAGGTTATAGCCCAGTTTTATTTCATTGTTAAAACTTCTAGAATCAGGACTCCCCTCTTGATCGGAGATGCTGTATGAAGATGAAAAATTTAATTTTGGGTAAAAATCTCCTCTGGCAATCTCCACATCTAACTTCTGCATATCCACATTCCTTTTAGATATGGATATCTCGGGAAAATGTTTCAGAGCCTTTTCCACAGCTTC includes:
- a CDS encoding ABC transporter ATP-binding protein; this translates as MSLIKLVDICKDYVVGGNVVKVLKGISLEIDKGEFVSLMGQSGSGKTTLMNIIGMLDTPTSGSYYLDSKDISKSDDDTLSKLRNRFVGFVFQSFYLIPYSTVLENVLLPVYYSGKDLNRYMEKGKELLNRLGLYDKRNNKPDQLSGGQQQRVAIARALINDPEVILADEPTGQLDSETAKSIMEFLVQLNEEGKTIVLVTHDPVISSYSKRVIRIADGVIV
- a CDS encoding efflux RND transporter periplasmic adaptor subunit, with amino-acid sequence MKKVIVFILTIALIAVGFGVYIYKGKKQTVKIIDTDIVKRGNVSGYLQQTGIIKAQVGAQISVGARATGTIRMLKVKVGDRVKKGELVAMIDDRELIAQIEQIKNNIRSIEQEIKQEDELFPIKKSSFEKELENTKAKYLLAKGKYEREKLLFDKGFSTLEMLDSQKTELEVAYNNFKNAEIALDKLIKEHRLTKDAQKIKLDREKNNLKEAEVRLSYTRIYSPIDGIVSQVNADEGETIVAGLQVANLITVFNPDMLEMWIYIDETDIGKVKIGDEVEYTVDTYGDRKFLGRLAKIYYEPVVKDSIVYYLGIVPISKEDAKLLRPEMTTHVKIKASEKKDVLTVKNGAIKFESGEQVVYRVISKEENKVDRVSIKVGVRGEERTEVLSGLKEGDEVAVKIILPPDFAKKKQPNVKRATR
- a CDS encoding TolC family protein, with the translated sequence MKRLILLFFLVCGSSVFALTVDEAVEKALKHFPEISISKRNVDMQKLDVEIARGDFYPKLNFSSSYSISDQEGSPDSRSFNNEIKLGYNLFSGFSTVTQLDSTRLMLRSKELTLKSTNNLVIKNVKSAYYDALMNYKIFRYYDELYNTSLKTYEFTKAKYESGRSLRIDMLKSLTEVKKYETKKNDLKNQYLSSLTLLGYYTGEQYDEKTVLASDFPDINLLTLENYLQRLEQTNPELKNYQIRSDMALKQLEQSKATFYPSLDLFGTISHNYYKRGSVETNANTASLGISLTWNLFDGFKDKNSYKKQKLNYYNILDEKRKYLNEAKKDLVLAQNKVASSKEMVTYLIKLIEVAEENYRLTSEAYELGRATIMELLKAKDELVSAKIDLVNNLNAMTQMYLNIQYLTGAIE